A genome region from Neptunomonas japonica JAMM 1380 includes the following:
- a CDS encoding AAA family ATPase, producing MRDRVEQLVSVISSVVLGKEDIVKLAVACMLARGHLLIEDLPGMGKTTLAQTLAHVFGLDYQRVQFTSDMLPADILGGAIFDQQTSSFVYHPGPVFTQLLLADEINRSTPKTQSALLEAMEEGQVSSEGVTRQLPAPFFVIATQNPVSQFGTFPLPESQLDRFLMRISLGYPDPETEKELLKHGDTRCDIEQLSVCVDSSLLLKLQDACSQVAVSDPVLNYVQRLAQFSRDSDDVVLGLSPRGALALIEAAKAWAYMSGRDYLMPDDVQKVFGAVVEHRLLLRNESESGSARGILSQVDVLG from the coding sequence ATGCGAGATAGGGTTGAGCAGCTGGTGAGTGTTATCTCTTCAGTTGTTTTAGGCAAAGAGGACATTGTTAAATTAGCGGTTGCTTGTATGTTGGCTCGTGGGCATTTACTCATTGAAGACCTCCCTGGCATGGGTAAGACGACGCTGGCTCAGACACTTGCACATGTGTTTGGTCTGGACTATCAACGAGTACAATTTACCAGTGATATGTTGCCTGCCGATATTTTAGGTGGAGCTATTTTTGATCAACAAACCAGTAGTTTTGTTTACCATCCTGGGCCTGTATTTACGCAACTATTGTTAGCTGATGAAATTAATCGTTCTACTCCAAAAACTCAAAGTGCGCTTTTAGAGGCAATGGAAGAAGGTCAGGTCTCATCGGAAGGTGTTACGCGACAGTTACCCGCTCCCTTTTTTGTTATCGCGACACAAAACCCGGTGAGCCAATTTGGTACTTTTCCGTTACCTGAATCACAGCTAGATCGTTTTCTGATGCGTATCTCATTGGGGTACCCTGATCCTGAGACAGAAAAAGAATTGCTCAAGCATGGCGACACACGGTGTGATATTGAACAGCTTTCGGTATGTGTCGATAGTTCTTTACTGCTTAAGTTACAGGACGCTTGCTCGCAAGTTGCAGTGTCTGACCCCGTATTAAATTATGTGCAGCGTTTGGCGCAGTTTAGTCGGGACTCTGATGATGTTGTTTTAGGGCTCTCTCCGCGTGGTGCTTTGGCGCTTATAGAAGCTGCCAAAGCATGGGCATATATGTCGGGTCGCGATTATCTAATGCCTGATGATGTGCAGAAGGTTTTTGGTGCAGTAGTTGAGCACCGCCTCTTGCTAAGAAATGAAAGTGAGTCAGGTTCTGCTAGGGGCATTCTTTCCCAAGTTGATGTGCTGGGTTGA
- a CDS encoding DUF58 domain-containing protein, whose protein sequence is MRKTKRVKGRVKSWLVNRYPAQRSVKLTQNRIFILPTMAGMAYLIVVLLILLLAVNYQNNLAYAVCFTLLSLFVTAILHTYANLSGLRISALTTEPVFSNELAYFRYQLHSARAMNQLTLGFNNNVQITVDLEKNVERNIEVPYLCLRRGWQRAELFRIGSLYPLGLFRAWSWLRFDQTVLVYPKPIEGGQLDSFVGRDCRDNKAVAKGDDEFEALSAYYPGAAKNSIAWKAYAKGYGLQVKTYQGSASDELWLDWNLWPELSEEQRLSCMCYWSIQLSQNQAQYGLRLPEVTFEPSVGEKHHIKVLEQLALYGFEGW, encoded by the coding sequence ATGAGAAAGACGAAGCGGGTTAAAGGGCGAGTAAAGTCATGGTTGGTTAATCGGTACCCTGCACAGCGGTCTGTTAAATTAACTCAAAACCGGATATTTATTTTGCCGACAATGGCAGGTATGGCTTATCTCATTGTTGTTTTGCTTATATTGTTGCTTGCTGTCAATTATCAAAATAACCTTGCTTACGCTGTTTGCTTTACTCTCTTATCGCTATTTGTAACGGCGATTCTGCATACTTACGCGAACTTGTCGGGGCTAAGAATCAGCGCTTTAACAACAGAACCAGTATTTTCTAATGAACTAGCATATTTTCGTTATCAGCTTCACTCTGCACGTGCCATGAATCAGTTAACTCTAGGCTTTAACAACAATGTACAGATTACTGTTGATTTGGAAAAAAATGTAGAGCGCAATATTGAGGTTCCCTACTTGTGTTTACGACGTGGCTGGCAACGTGCTGAGTTATTTCGTATTGGCTCTTTGTACCCTCTAGGTTTATTTCGAGCATGGAGCTGGTTGCGTTTTGATCAAACAGTATTGGTTTATCCTAAACCTATTGAAGGAGGGCAACTGGACTCATTTGTTGGCAGAGATTGCCGCGATAATAAAGCGGTGGCAAAAGGTGATGATGAGTTTGAAGCGCTCTCAGCTTATTATCCAGGTGCTGCAAAGAACAGTATTGCTTGGAAAGCTTATGCTAAAGGTTATGGTTTACAGGTAAAGACGTACCAAGGAAGTGCTAGCGATGAGTTATGGCTTGATTGGAACCTTTGGCCCGAGTTAAGCGAAGAACAGAGGTTGTCGTGTATGTGCTATTGGTCAATTCAGTTAAGCCAGAACCAGGCTCAATATGGATTGCGCCTGCCGGAGGTGACGTTCGAGCCTTCAGTCGGAGAAAAGCATCACATAAAGGTGTTAGAGCAGTTGGCCTTGTATGGTTTTGAGGGCTGGTGA
- a CDS encoding transglutaminaseTgpA domain-containing protein, producing the protein MTTKTPATLLSIPAKKWLLIMLFVVIAPHVAYTPLWLTIIALCIIGWIGISLFSQRPELPVWGRRLLVVGVIAGVLIYASMSQELAGLSSLLIAGAILKVLELRSRRDGWVLILVACFIAAVSFLFDQSIVAAIYGGVSLMTVFSALMMMHHPNEKSWFAFPLKKSALILLQSMPLMLILFLIFPRISPLWSIQYNNSVAKTGLSDGMEPGNISQLARSDSVAFRASFSTGVPPASTDRYWRAVTYPIFDGQRWSMAQDGIDKSINSSSKESKSLVGYQVIAEPSANSWLFALDYPSGLPSPEVSAFSDGTFRADSPIYERLFYSAKADLSAAYDGRPLYDRARYLSVPENGNPATRAMVAQWLVAGLSAEQKIAALLQRYNEQFSYTLSPQKLRGDRIDQFLFTTQEGFCEHFSNATAYALRLAGIPTRVVAGYLGGEWNPYEKYMLVRQYEAHAWIEAWLDGKGWVRIDPTAAVAPERVTLPFDQLFSDSPEFMSDNAFATYRMQQSLPWLKTWSLRYDALNYNWHRWVLGFHEEQSNLLQDWFGTISILKMLLLLFIPAGVALTFVIWVLLRVPLRKLNTVDQEVIDVSAVLSAVTPFLQREAEETVTSYCQRVACSLPVLRSQLENWSALYQQIRYVPESQQIEQNTILFLSCSRQLKGDIKRLNKQDVVRGSID; encoded by the coding sequence ATGACGACTAAAACCCCCGCGACTCTGTTGTCGATACCTGCTAAAAAATGGTTGTTAATCATGTTGTTCGTCGTGATTGCACCGCACGTAGCTTATACCCCTCTTTGGTTAACAATTATAGCTCTATGTATTATTGGCTGGATTGGAATCAGTCTTTTTTCGCAACGTCCAGAACTACCGGTGTGGGGCAGAAGACTGCTTGTTGTTGGTGTTATCGCTGGCGTGCTTATCTATGCATCTATGAGTCAGGAGCTTGCTGGGCTGTCATCATTATTGATTGCCGGTGCGATACTCAAAGTATTAGAACTAAGGAGTAGGCGTGATGGCTGGGTGTTAATACTGGTAGCATGCTTCATTGCAGCCGTTAGTTTTTTGTTTGACCAATCTATAGTGGCAGCAATCTATGGTGGAGTATCACTCATGACAGTGTTCTCTGCCTTGATGATGATGCATCACCCTAACGAAAAAAGCTGGTTTGCTTTTCCCTTGAAAAAAAGCGCACTGATCTTGTTACAGTCAATGCCTCTTATGCTTATTCTTTTTTTAATATTTCCACGCATTTCTCCTTTGTGGAGTATTCAATATAACAACTCGGTAGCAAAAACAGGGTTGTCGGATGGTATGGAACCAGGAAATATAAGCCAGTTGGCTCGTTCTGATAGTGTGGCTTTTCGTGCCAGCTTTTCTACAGGAGTACCACCTGCCAGTACTGACCGTTATTGGCGAGCGGTGACTTATCCTATTTTCGATGGCCAGCGTTGGTCAATGGCACAAGACGGTATCGATAAGAGCATTAATAGCAGCAGTAAAGAAAGTAAGAGTTTAGTGGGATACCAAGTAATCGCTGAACCTTCTGCAAACTCGTGGTTGTTCGCATTAGATTATCCCAGTGGTTTGCCTTCACCGGAAGTCTCAGCGTTTAGCGATGGGACTTTTCGGGCAGACTCGCCTATCTATGAAAGGTTATTTTATAGTGCCAAAGCTGATCTGTCGGCTGCTTACGATGGCCGCCCTTTGTATGATCGAGCTCGTTATTTAAGTGTTCCTGAAAATGGTAACCCTGCGACTAGAGCGATGGTTGCACAATGGTTGGTTGCTGGCTTATCGGCCGAGCAAAAAATTGCAGCACTATTGCAGCGCTATAATGAGCAATTTAGTTATACGCTATCTCCTCAAAAGCTCAGGGGGGATCGTATTGATCAGTTTCTTTTTACGACTCAAGAAGGCTTTTGTGAGCATTTCTCCAATGCTACAGCATATGCTCTAAGGCTCGCTGGTATTCCTACTCGTGTTGTCGCGGGTTATTTAGGTGGAGAGTGGAACCCTTATGAGAAGTATATGCTGGTCCGACAGTATGAAGCTCATGCATGGATAGAAGCATGGCTAGATGGAAAAGGGTGGGTCAGAATTGACCCTACTGCTGCAGTAGCGCCAGAAAGAGTAACATTACCTTTTGACCAGCTGTTTTCCGATTCTCCAGAGTTTATGTCTGATAATGCGTTCGCTACATACCGCATGCAGCAAAGTTTACCCTGGCTGAAAACCTGGAGCCTTCGTTATGATGCATTGAACTATAACTGGCATCGATGGGTGCTAGGCTTTCATGAAGAGCAAAGTAACCTCCTGCAGGATTGGTTTGGGACAATTAGTATTCTTAAAATGTTACTGCTGTTATTCATCCCGGCTGGCGTTGCTCTGACATTCGTTATTTGGGTATTGCTGAGGGTGCCTTTGCGAAAACTCAATACCGTTGACCAAGAAGTGATAGATGTGTCTGCTGTGTTAAGCGCCGTCACACCATTTTTGCAGCGAGAAGCGGAGGAGACGGTTACAAGTTACTGTCAGCGCGTTGCCTGCTCTTTGCCTGTCCTACGGAGTCAGCTAGAGAATTGGAGTGCTCTTTATCAGCAAATACGCTATGTTCCTGAAAGCCAACAGATTGAACAAAATACTATTTTATTTCTTAGCTGTAGTCGCCAGCTGAAAGGGGATATTAAGCGCTTGAATAAACAAGATGTTGTAAGGGGTTCTATTGATTAA
- a CDS encoding M48 family metallopeptidase produces MINCVIRLDGKEVTPVVIQSPRRKTASVEIKQGKVTVRVPSGTPESWVQQFIEQRSAWIAKHISAQLVRTNKHQIIPYESGEISFRGRNFPLIMCNSAEKSSVRFDQKLFKVNLNNRTRKAAGDVTHLLLQKWLAQKAEDYLIPRTLVLAKQVDLHPTKISLGNYKSMWGRCSVKGEIALNWRLIMADEAAMDYVIIHELCHLHEFNHSPAFWNRVALHCSDYSHWRQYFKDRSIWLSWR; encoded by the coding sequence TTGATTAACTGTGTTATTAGGCTGGATGGAAAAGAGGTTACACCTGTGGTTATTCAGAGCCCACGGCGTAAAACGGCATCTGTAGAAATTAAACAAGGTAAAGTGACAGTGCGTGTGCCATCGGGTACTCCAGAGTCTTGGGTTCAGCAGTTTATAGAGCAGCGTTCTGCATGGATAGCGAAACATATTTCAGCACAGCTAGTAAGAACGAATAAGCATCAGATAATTCCATATGAATCAGGAGAAATTAGTTTTCGTGGGCGAAATTTTCCTTTGATTATGTGTAACAGCGCAGAAAAAAGTAGCGTTAGATTTGATCAAAAACTCTTTAAAGTGAACCTTAACAACCGTACTCGTAAAGCCGCAGGGGATGTGACCCATTTATTATTACAAAAATGGCTGGCACAAAAGGCTGAAGATTATTTGATTCCACGGACGTTGGTATTAGCAAAACAAGTAGATTTACATCCTACGAAAATAAGCCTTGGTAACTACAAAAGTATGTGGGGGCGGTGTTCTGTAAAAGGTGAAATTGCTTTGAATTGGCGTTTAATTATGGCTGACGAAGCGGCAATGGATTATGTGATTATTCATGAGCTTTGTCATTTACATGAATTCAATCATTCCCCGGCTTTTTGGAATAGAGTTGCTCTTCATTGTTCTGATTACTCTCATTGGCGTCAGTACTTTAAAGACAGGAGCATATGGCTTAGTTGGAGGTGA
- a CDS encoding methyl-accepting chemotaxis protein, with the protein MLTPYLILLVVGYSYLNEIAQSVFELNLDPKAHVELTGKLDELKYFVAVTVFFAVSVALFSIFFMRHLFLRPILSITHVLKQIKENDGDISATLPEYTYDEISEMAGSYNQFSESLKGMISESRRRSVSVALSATRLQKVLSQASISVTRQEEQAQLVFQSSQEATSSIDGVAKSTGMLNEHNSSNMEDVRNSGSELTKVLEQVRSIRELVNSFQETVQKLSENSNNITNILTMVQEFSEQTNLLALNASIEAARAGEAGRGFAVVADEVRSLSKKVSVATHEIDKNINEMGELVEYTRSSANNIQSYVLNTEGFIENTNAQFTRLVDDFELVSAELTGISTAIDELSYTNKQSHNHVTEITKIAHDIKHEMDESQTHSTDLELATEETQELLSRFNIGYGGFESMIAAGRHWVAQTTEAINVLAENGQDVFDTSYQRTNEGQQPEKFDVSYVDAYEASLRPLFDGFISDRPEFIYAIAVDKNGYVPAHHTKVSHGITGDFTVDNLKSRHCRIFVGNRAEVRRATHTAPFLLQTFIRDTGEVLNDLSIPIYINGQHWGALIMGFNPETLLEE; encoded by the coding sequence TTGCTGACTCCTTACCTTATTTTATTAGTTGTTGGGTACTCTTATTTAAATGAAATTGCTCAGTCTGTATTTGAACTAAACCTTGACCCTAAAGCCCATGTGGAATTAACGGGGAAGCTAGATGAGCTCAAATACTTTGTAGCAGTAACAGTATTTTTTGCGGTATCAGTTGCTTTATTTAGCATCTTTTTTATGCGTCATTTGTTTTTACGACCGATCTTATCGATCACACATGTTTTAAAGCAAATCAAAGAAAATGATGGCGATATTTCTGCGACATTGCCTGAGTATACGTATGATGAAATTTCAGAAATGGCAGGGAGTTATAATCAATTTTCTGAAAGTTTAAAAGGAATGATTTCTGAGTCTAGACGCCGAAGTGTCAGTGTTGCTTTAAGTGCGACACGTTTACAAAAAGTACTCTCTCAAGCCTCTATTTCAGTGACTCGCCAAGAAGAGCAGGCTCAACTGGTATTTCAGTCTAGTCAAGAAGCCACCAGTTCAATAGATGGAGTAGCAAAAAGCACAGGTATGCTAAATGAGCATAACAGCTCCAATATGGAGGACGTGCGAAATTCGGGCAGTGAGCTCACGAAAGTTCTGGAGCAGGTGCGCTCCATTCGGGAGTTGGTTAATAGTTTTCAAGAGACTGTTCAAAAACTAAGCGAAAACTCAAATAACATTACAAATATTCTGACGATGGTTCAGGAGTTTTCTGAACAAACCAACCTGCTCGCTTTAAATGCTTCTATTGAGGCGGCTAGAGCCGGTGAGGCAGGTAGAGGCTTTGCTGTAGTAGCCGATGAAGTGCGCAGTCTTTCTAAAAAGGTTAGTGTCGCTACTCATGAAATTGATAAAAATATCAACGAAATGGGTGAGTTAGTTGAATACACTCGAAGCAGCGCAAATAATATACAAAGCTATGTCCTTAATACTGAAGGTTTTATAGAAAACACTAATGCCCAATTTACACGCTTAGTTGATGATTTTGAGTTAGTGAGTGCTGAGTTAACAGGAATTAGTACTGCTATTGATGAGCTTTCCTATACGAATAAACAATCACATAACCATGTTACTGAAATTACTAAGATTGCTCATGATATTAAACATGAAATGGATGAGTCCCAGACTCATTCCACTGATCTAGAGCTAGCAACAGAAGAAACGCAAGAGCTGCTTTCTCGCTTTAATATTGGGTACGGTGGTTTTGAAAGCATGATTGCAGCTGGGCGCCACTGGGTGGCGCAAACTACGGAAGCAATTAATGTGTTGGCTGAAAATGGGCAAGATGTATTTGATACGAGTTATCAGCGAACAAATGAGGGGCAGCAACCTGAAAAATTTGATGTGAGCTATGTGGATGCTTATGAGGCTTCCTTGCGACCACTATTTGATGGGTTTATCAGTGATAGGCCTGAGTTTATTTATGCTATTGCTGTTGATAAAAATGGCTACGTTCCCGCTCATCATACTAAAGTTTCTCATGGAATAACCGGAGATTTTACTGTCGATAATCTTAAAAGTCGCCATTGCCGTATTTTTGTAGGTAATCGAGCAGAGGTAAGAAGAGCGACACATACAGCACCATTTTTACTGCAAACCTTTATCCGTGATACTGGGGAGGTGTTAAATGATCTCTCAATCCCTATCTATATTAATGGGCAGCATTGGGGGGCGCTAATTATGGGCTTTAACCCAGAGACCTTATTAGAAGAGTAA